Proteins from a single region of Neodiprion virginianus isolate iyNeoVirg1 chromosome 4, iyNeoVirg1.1, whole genome shotgun sequence:
- the LOC124302266 gene encoding uncharacterized protein LOC124302266, producing the protein MSIEEHIERQNDYIWRISRAVDNLRKLGEAKITYGQVKSRLNASNSSWNKFQENHEKISEIKFAAKGDQLDAIKKLSYFAKDYYGLCEEHFLSGEGVMLDLLESLKPASAATAQAAAAPQDAPAGGSSRRLPRIELPTFAGSYSEWKPFHDLFSSMVRENSQLSEVEKLHYLKTSVTDEPLQLIKNISLTAENFPRAWETLVSRYENKRLLTDSHLATLFAIPRVTKKSSSELKSLHSNTCEALGALELLDSPEKLEDHIIVHMTIRKLDPASLEECEKSVSEKLEPPTFAELKAFLIGRIHTLEAVEQAHAHNQIATSKPHSSQGRSNLQTTRSHTAQSNEQSCACCKGNHYIAFCSTFRDKSLDQRREVVSAKKLCFNCLGPHQQKDCRSNKTCRVCNGRHHSLLHRNSSSISTAANSGTSQGQAAVAQPAVQNAPISNSASQVSNHSAQPTMIKRSPVLLATVQLIASNPETGERIIARALLDQGSESSFVTESLAQQLRLRRHQATIPIIGVGAHQSAVTRGIATLQLQSRAHTSFSCQVEALVLPRLTSYLPSFRLLVEDWPHLRGLNLADPSFAHPSQIDVILGADIYSNIIGQGVRRGAPGTPIAQETQFGWVLSGCVSEEAASPSYGAIQGFQCSLDHELLDLVQQFWKQEEVSKPLALTSKEERCEQHFRETVSRTASGRYVVRLPLKDNSVELGNSRNPAHQMLLRLEKRFGSDAKLKEAYSSFLREYRELGHMRRAINTPEDNSRVFYLPHHGVVRDSSSTIKLRVVFNGSQRTNLGLSLNDNLLVGPKVQTDLADVLLRWRQYPVAFSSDIVKMYRQILVHNDDQDFQRILWREEPELPIEEYQLTTVTYGLASAPYLAIRVLHQLVQDEGKQYPFASHVILENTYVDDILSGAEDVDQGREKINELNQLLKAGGFELQKWTSSHPETLVDISRDHQEIAMHLNLDQSPFFRALGLAWRPDIDAFAFSPQIHQTRDNFTKRKVLSQTAQLFDPLGWLSPITIRAKIFMQELWALGFDWDEPLSTSLSSRWIEFLQDLQGISAITIPRWIGSSSASLGIEIHGFADAPQSALGAVIYARTYINTHEVRVSLVCAKTKVAPLKKTFGPSWLSKPSVNWPSLSPRPEENIHLEERKGLSTHIATAKPLQIWDLVDRYSKLSTLLKVTSFCKRAANRFLAKTTSNRVNTSITVGPISTLELSDAQLFWTKVTQQAYFAEEIHQIETSSSLTRSHPLSRLTPFIDSNGFLRVGGRLNHSLLSYDEKHPFILPRESSFSTLIIDHHHRLTLHGGPQLTLATIRQRYWILGGRVPIRMFIHRCVPCARHRATLSSQQMGQLPQSRVTQSRPFLHSGVDYAGPFSIRASRGRGAKSCKGYIVIFICFTTSAVHLELVSDYTTEAFIAAYKRFTSRRGICASIASDCGTNLVGADSELRRLLAASSKEFAEIANTLASHGTQWRFNPPSAPHFGGKWEAGVKSVKFHLKRVIGEATQTFEQFATFLTQVEATLNSRPLCAISDDPRDPRARKSVKSNQILYVVRNEGPPIIGRNWMSDLKMWPLTFHHVTEDREKGGKIQTK; encoded by the exons ATGTCGATCGAAGAACATATCGAACGTCAAAACGACTACATTTGGCGCATCTCTCGTGCCGTCGACAACCTGCGCAAGCTCGGCGAGGCAAAAATCACTTACGGGCAGGTGAAGTCGCGGCTTAATGCTTCAAATTCAAGTTGGAATAAGTTCCAAGAGAATCACGAAAAGATCAGCGAGATCAAGTTCGCAGCAAAAGGTGATCAACTCGACGCGATCAAAAAGCTTTCGTACTTCGCGAAAGATTATTACGGGCTGTGTGAAGAGCACTTCTTGAGCGGCGAAGGGGTGATGCTTGATCTTCTCGAATCGCTAAAGCCTGCGTCTGCAGCAACCGCGCAAGCCGCTGCAGCTCCTCAAGACGCACCAGCAGGAGGATCATCAAGACGGTTACCGCGTATCGAACTGCCCACTTTCGCCGGCAGCTACTCAGAATGGAAGCCGTTTCACGACCTCTTCTCGTCGATGGTTCGCGAAAATTCGCAACTTTCGGAAGTGGAAAAGCTGCACTACCTCAAAACCAGTGTGACCGATGAACCGTTACAACtgatcaaaaacatttccctCACAGCAGAAAACTTCCCTCGAGCTTGGGAAACTCTCGTCTCACGATACGAAAACAAGCGGCTTCTGACTGATTCTCATCTCGCGACACTTTTCGCGATTCCTCGTGTCACTAAAAAATCATCATCGGAACTAAAGAGCTTGCACAGCAACACTTGCGAAGCTCTTGGCGCGCTCGAACTTCTCGATAGTCCCGAGAAATTAGAGGATCACATCATCGTGCACATGACGATTCGCAAGCTCGACCCAGCATCTCTCGAAGAGTGTGAGAAAAGTGTTAGCGAGAAACTCGAGCCCCCCACGTTTGCGGAGCTCAAGGCGTTTCTCATCGGTCGCATCCACACCCTCGAAGCCGTGGAGCAAGCTCATGCTCACAATCAAATCGCGACGTCGAAACCGCACTCATCGCAAGGAAGGTCAAATCTTCAGACGACAAGGTCACATACAGCGCAATCAAATGAACAGTCGTGTGCTTGTTGCAAAGGCAACCACTACATCGCGTTCTGTTCGACCTTTCGCGACAAATCTCTGGATCAAAGAAGGGAAGTGGTTTCTGCGAAAAAGCTTTGCTTCAATTGTCTCGGTCCACATCAGCAGAAGGACTGTCGATCCAACAAAACGTGTCGCGTGTGCAACGGTCGACATCATTCCTTGCTGCATCGAAACTCTTCTTCAATCTCGACAGCTGCCAACAGCGGCACATCTCAAGGACAGGCCGCAGTAGCGCAACCTGCAGTGCAGAACGCACCGATCTCGAACAGCGCCTCTCAGGTGAGCAACCACTCAGCTCAGCCTACAATGATCAAGCGCTCTCCAGTTCTTCTCGCCACAGTGCAATTGATCGCTTCGAATCCGGAGACTGGAGAAAGAATCATCGCTCGCGCTCTACTCGATCAAGGATCCGAAAGTTCATTCGTCACGGAGTCGCTAGCGCAACAATTGCGACTACGTCGGCATCAAGCAACGATACCGATCATTGGCGTCGGAGCTCATCAATCGGCAGTGACTCGCGGCATCGCGACATTGCAACTCCAATCTCGTGCTCACACCTCGTTCTCATGTCAGGTGGAGGCACTCGTGCTTCCACGACTCACATCGTATCTACCCTCATTTCGACTTCTCGTCGAAGACTGGCCTCATCTACGAGGACTCAACCTCGCGGATCCAAGCTTTGCACATCCCAGTCAAATCGACGTAATTCTCGGAGCTGACATCTACAGCAACATCATTGGTCAAGGAGTTAGAAGAGGAGCACCAGGAACACCAATCGCGCAAGAAACTCAGTTCGGTTGGGTCCTCTCCGGCTGCGTTTCAGAGGAAGCAGCAAGCCCCTCGTATGGCGCAATCCAAGGCTTCCAATGCTCCCTCGATCACGAACTGCTCGATCTCGTGCAGCAGTTTTGGAAGCAGGAAGAAGTGTCGAAACCTTTGGCACTAACTTCCAAAGAAGAGCGTTGTGAGCAACACTTTCGCGAAACGGTTTCTCGAACTGCGTCCGGTCGTTACGTAGTTCGGCTGCCGCTCAAAGACAATTCGGTAGAGCTCGGCAACTCGCGGAATCCCGCGCATCAAATGCTCCTTCGTTTGGAGAAACGGTTCGGTAGCGACGCGAAACTCAAGGAGGCTTACTCGAGCTTCCTTCGTGAATATCGTGAACTCGGGCACATGCGTCGCGCTATCAATACACCTGAAGACAATTCCCGCGTGTTTTATCTTCCCCATCACGGTGTAGTTCGCGACAGCAGTTCAACAATAAAGTTGCGTGTCGTGTTCAACGGGTCTCAAAGAACCAACCTCGGACTCTCTCTCAATGACAATCTTCTCGTCGGTCCAAAAGTGCAAACCGACCTCGCGGACGTTCTCTTACGCTGGCGACAATATCCAGTCGCGTTCTCATCAGACATCGTCAAGATGTACCGACAAATTTTGGTCCACAATGATGACCAAGATTTTCAGCGAATCCTCTGGAGGGAAGAACCAGAGCTACCGATTGAAGAATATCAACTGACTACGGTAACGTATGGTCTTGCAAGCGCTCCATATCTCGCGATCCGTGTTCTTCATCAACTCGTTCAGGACGAAGGTAAGCAGTATCCCTTTGCGAGCCACGTCATTCTCGAGAACACGTACGTCGACGACATCCTCTCAGGAGCAGAGGACGTTGATCAAGGTCGcgagaaaataaacgaactCAATCAATTGCTCAAGGCGGGCGGCTTTGAACTTCAAAAGTGGACTTCAAGCCACCCAGAAACTCTCGTTGACATTTCTCGAGACCATCAAGAGATCGCGATGCATCTGAATCTCGATCAAAGTCCATTCTTTCGGGCTCTCGGTCTTGCGTGGAGACCAGACATCGACGCGTTCGCGTTCTCTCCGCAAATTCATCAAACTCGGGACAATTTCACGAAACGAAAAGTTCTCTCACAAACCGCGCAGCTCTTTGATCCTCTCGGATGGCTCTCGCCGATCACGATCAGAGCCAAAATCTTTATGCAGGAATTGTGGGCACTCGGTTTCGACTGGGACGAGCCGCTCTCAACTTCATTATCCTCGCGATGGATCGAGTTTCTACAAGATCTTCAAGGCATCTCAGCTATCACCATCCCACGATGGATCGGGTCAAGTTCAGCATCTCTCGGGATAGAGATCCACGGTTTCGCGGACGCCCCTCAAAGTGCATTAGGCGCAGTGATCTACGCGCGAACGTATATCAACACTCACGAAGTGCGCGTTTCACTAGTGTGCGCGAAAACTAAAGTAGCGCCGCTAAAGAAA ACCTTCGGACCATCCTGGCTCTCGAAGCCTTCTGTCAATTGGCCATCCTTATCTCCGCGACCGGAAGAAAACATTCATctcgaggaaagaaaagggCTGTCGACGCACATCGCAACAGCTAAGCCGCTACAAATCTGGGATCTCGTCGATCGCTACTCAAAACTATCGACTCTCCTCAAAGTCACATCATTCTGTAAACGCGCAGCAAATCGGTTCCTCGCGAAGACGACATCGAATCGCGTAAACACGTCTATCACTGTCGGACCAATCTCTACTCTCGAATTGAGCGACGCTCAACTGTTTTGGACCAAGGTGACCCAGCAGGCGTACTTTGCAGAAGAAATTCACCAAATCGAGACAAGCTCAAGTCTCACTCGAAGTCATCCACTATCGCGACTCACGCCGTTCATCGATTCGAACGGATTCCTCAGAGTCGGTGGTCGACTGAATCACTCATTGCTTTCGTATGACGAAAAGCACCCGTTCATCTTGCCTCGCGAATCATCGTTCTCCACATTGATCAtcgatcatcatcatcggtTGACGCTCCACGGAGGTCCGCAACTCACTCTCGCTACAATCCGACAGCGGTACTGGATCCTGGGAGGAAGAGTACCGATCCGCATGTTCATACATCGTTGCGTTCCTTGTGCGCGTCATCGCGCCACCCTCAGCAGCCAACAGATGGGCCAACTCCCTCAGTCTCGAGTCACGCAATCAAGGCCGTTTCTTCACTCTGGCGTTGACTACGCTGGTCCATTCTCGATTCGAGCCTCCCGCGGAAGAGGAGCGAAATCATGCAAGGGATATATCGTTATCTTCATCTGCTTCACGACCTCGGCTGTGCATCTCGAGCTAGTTTCGGACTACACGACGGAGGCATTCATCGCGGCGTACAAACGCTTCACATCTCGACGAGGAATTTGTGCCTCAATCGCAAGCGATTGTGGAACGAATCTCGTCGGCGCAGACTCAGAACTTCGCCGTCTTCTCGCTGCATCGTCAAAGGAGTTCGCAGAAATCGCAAACACCCTCGCATCACACGGAACCCAGTGGCGGTTCAATCCTCCCTCCGCGCCTCATTTCGGTGGAAAATGGGAAGCCGGAGTGAAATCAGTCAAATTTCACCTCAAACGAGTCATCGGAGAAGCTACTCAAACGTTCGAGCAATTCGCGACGTTCCTCACGCAAGTAGAAGCCACGCTTAATTCTCGACCTCTTTGCGCTATCTCGGACGATCCACGGGATCCAA